AGCAAGAATAGTAAGGATATGGCTCAGGTCACAACAGTGACTGCACTAGTCCAAGGACCTCCCCACACGCTTCTACCACAATTCACAAAATGAGAACCAATCGAATGAACTCAGGGACCAGAAACCTCAGTTTCACCGAGTGCACAACCACGTAGCCTCCTCAACACATGGATCACCTCCAATCTCTTGAAACGCAGCTTCTCAACATTGAAAACCTCCAATCACAACAAGATCCAACACAGGACACTCAAGAACTCACTACACTCAAGATCTAAACCGATGAACCTCTCTAGAACCGAGAATCAACGGTGGAAACAAAAGATCGGAGAAGATCGCTAGCGAATAAGGCCGGAATCTTAGAGGAGAGAAGACGGAGCAGTTTtacaagagagagaaacgCCTGGATTGGAATGAGAGTGTAACCGAAGAGTCTAGAGACTCAtaacaaacacacacatttAATCCAACGGTCAAAGAGCACGATCCATGTGAAGCTGCTACGTGGCTAGCATCGGCACCACCAAAATAAGTGACGGGCCTGCACAGAACGGGCCGAACTTATTATTGACATTGGGccacatattaattaaatgaggCAAgcccaataaaattaatatacaagtCCAATACACAAATAGTCCACATAATATTCGACATATTTTTTACGTGATATCAAATTCATATGTGACATATCACATTGACTTCATAATATGTGCAAAGCTATTTCATTTCTCAACTCGTTTGTATTCTTCTACCTGAGCGAAAAATCTCAAGTCACATGGCCAGTGGCTTACCAAGTGTAAAACATATATCACCCTAACTTCAGGCAATGACTACAAAGGTTGACAGAATCACAGAAACTACTGCAAAAGTTAGGGAATTGATAAATTCAAAGGAAGTCTTTGCTCGTCGTCGAAGTGGATGGTATGTTGTTCAGTATTTCCCCAAATAACTGGTGTTTAGCTCAGACGTATAGCTCATAACTCAATCATAAGAGTATGAATCTTATGTAGTAaatcttcattttcattttcataccTGACAAGGGCGGTGTTGAGCTCAGACGTGATATCAATGTGAATCTTATGCTGTAACTATTTTCTGCATTTTAACTTTAGTTTTcttggagtattattttcatgCATTAATACTTGTATTCCGAATCtcaatactataaaattttccATCAGATTCTCATACTAAGACAGCAAGTCCAGTTCTTAAATTGTAAAGATTGGCGAAGAATTGATGCAATTCTATCCTTGAATTTCCTACTAAATCATAGCAAGAGcaagaaatttgaagaaacCAGAGCAagaatatgaagaaaagtgaCGCCTTTCCACTCAAATACCAAGACAAAAAAGTACTTATTCATACACAAATTGCATAGTTTCTACTGAGACGAAGAAATAGATGTTCAACAAAATATCCAAATCAGAAGTTTTTGATCTAGTTGGTAATGGAAGCTAGAATAATGAATTACAACTCCTTATGTACCAAATTTTACACATACAGCATAGATATCCCAAAGGAACCACCATCCAGTCAACATACATTAAAACCAAAATCTCAAAGTAGATCTCCTTATTCAGCTATTCcatcaaaaaacaaaaaatgttacAATCCAACCTCCAATTAGGGACATGAAACAGGCCGCAAAATTCTCTTCATATGCCCATATGGAAACAATGCCGGCTCACATAAAATCATAGTCATCATAACCATCATAACCATCAACCACCACAGCATCATCTTCTTGTTTGCCAACATGCAATTGTTTCTTCTTTCCAACTGTAAGCAAAATATATAACTTGTCATAAAACTACTATCACGACAATTCGACAAACCAAATTCGCTAATGCAGGATGCAACTGAAAGTGACAAACCTGTCTTCTTTTTGCTTGCATTGGCTTCTTTTTCAGCTTTTATCTTTTCGTTTGCGATTGCAGTAATGGATGAGGCAACTTCTTTGGCGTCTGCTCCTTTCAATGAAGTCAATGACAACCTCATAACAGACTTGAGCAGACCAATGTAGTGATAGCTTTTCTGTAACACAGAAAATGTATAGGTCATCACACTTCTATACaacaaatgcaaaataaagCGGTATAGTGAGGCAAATATCACGAACCTCATATGGACGAAGTTTATGAGAGATGAGTTCAGCATATTCCAAAAAGTCGCTCTCGCTGTTTGGAATAAAATTATCCAGAGTCTTTTCATCACCCTTCTTGGAAAACAATTCTGTAGTAGCCTTAAAATCAGCTTCCTCAACAAGCCTGTAGAAACAAAGCACGTGTATTGATAGATACTCGGGTTTTTGGctttaaaaaccaaaaactttcaccgaattccggtttttcccacgaactatGAGATtggtttttaaaaccacgaactttcacaTCGTTTGCTAtttcccaacccgacccgaataaCACATTTCCGGTGCAGAAGCTGTCCAACGTGGACAGTCGCAAAAATGAGATGGACGTCGGTTTTATGACCCTTAAATGACGTTGTTTTACCCTAAATCACAATTAAAACACTTAAATgatcaaaatcaatcaaaatctcGTAAACCCTAAACGAAATCGTCAGATTCGAATTCAGTCAGATTTTGTTCATCTTCATTTCGAATTCAGTCGTTCCTCAGGTAGGCGAATCAATTTTGGGTGTTAGGGTTTCATCTTCAGAATCGTCATCACAAATCGTCCGCACAAATCGTTCTCAAATGTGttattcgggtcgggttggaAAATAGCAAACGAtgtgaaagttcgtggttttaaaaaccaATCTCatagttcgtgggaaaaaccaaaattcggtgaaagtttttggtttttaaatccaaaaacCCTAGATACTCCATGTTATTTACTTaagttaatgaaaaatatttatttgcatTGTTATAAAACTGTGACTGCAGATGATGGAAGTTCAGTGACTGGTTCTTTCGGAGTTCAATGATGTCAACCACCCCACCCCCACAACTCCAagaactaaaaatagaaactctagTATGAAATATGAGCCAAAATGAATGACAGGACGTATTACTTCAATTTTGATAGCACGAGAATGAAGATGAccgaaaaattcaaatgtaaAGCATAAGACTACCTCTGCTGCCGAAGTTTTTCTTCTAAAGGATCTAAAGGCACCTCTTTTATGGCTTCAACAGCTTTCACATTCTTTTCTTCTGCTTTTGATGCAGTCTTTTTAACAGCCTTTTGAGGAGGTGGCAGCGGCTGACGacataaatttggataatggTAAGTACGATAACATACAGAAAATTAAGAGCAGCAAAGCAACCAAATAGTGCTTAGCATACCTCCGCAGGCTCCTCTTCATCTTCCCAAGAATCCTTGATACCATCTTCATCCAAATCCTCATCATCCCAATTGCTCTTCAGCAGCTCCTTTTTGCTTAAGAGATCTGGAACAGGCTCATCTTCTGATACACAAAAGGGTCATTACATTAAGATATTGGAAAAGTAACAGAGGCAAACCAAGATACATTCATTActcaacaaaaaacaaaaaaggcaAGAAGAGATGTTTAGGGTGCAATCTAGTTGTGCAAGCGAACAAACATCTTGTTATTATCCAGTCAGAGTGATCCATATTGACTCAGAGATACAAGTCTTGAGATATTCAGTGACCAGTTTCAGCAAGAACAATCGGTATCTAAAGTCAAACTGTCACAATTGACATTTATTAGAAATCACAGAAGATCTAACCATGCCAAGATGATGAGATCCTCAACCCAACTTTTTGGTAATTTTACCATGAATTCCGAGAACTGGAACTTTGCTACTGATGAAACTAGTATAATAACTAATTCAAATATCAAAAGTGATTATCAGAAGCCAAAATCATATGATGAAAGCTGTTGATAAAATAGCTAACAGAGAGAAAGAATGTTAATTCAGTTATAGCAAATCTAGAGTGAGAGATGAACCACTTAAACCCAATTTACACAAGCCAAAGCCATCGATCAATTAGGGTACAGAAACGAGTTGTATAACAAAGAAAATAGTAGAATTCAACAACCACCCTAAAATCGATCGAGgcaattgaaaaaagaaatggacATACCCCAATCCTCCATGTAGTTCCGCTGCAAAACTCTTCAACTTTCGATAACTCCTCTCTATAACAGACCAATTTAGAATACAGTGAAGCAATTACTTGAGAATCGcatcaattaacaaaaaatatactcacaAACCATCAATCAAAGAGTCCAAGAGAGTGGGGAGGATGTGGTGGAGTTATTATTAGGGTTAAGCAAATGGCGGTTGATTCTCTCTCCTGTTATCCCATATATTTAGTGAGGTTTATTAgatttgttttttcctttttcgcTCTTTCAGTCATTAAAGCATGGAATTAATATTGCGTTATGGAAGATGTCTCACACGGTTACACTCGAAACCACCAAACCAAAGcatggaatatatatatatatattttttttttcatttttctttatcttcgCCAATGCATGGAATTATAATAAAAGGGTGCATAGTATTTAAGAATTTGAGATTGAAACACTAGAAAGCATGTACAATATACAAACAAgagttttggagaaatttacaaaattaatatttaatttaaaaaattatattaaattaaatatatagaatttaAAGGTTATTAAATTTGTGATTAAGTGGAGTGAAAGGGAGgtaaattttagttaaatgTTCTAAACATGTGATCATCGATTTAAATGATTCCATGATATGCGTCTAAACGTCCTTCCCGTCCCTGTAAATAGTTGTTTAGAAGTGTTCTTGTGgtgattgttatttaatatttcactttagaaacataattttatttattagtattgttATTTTGCGAGATATGTTtcttagagagaaaagaaagtgTAGTATCCcagaaaatttaattcaaactCTAACAGTTGGAGAACTATTATCCCTAATTAGAATTTAATGATGGTGTTAGGTGATAAGAAGAGTTCCTGATTTTGCTCCAACTAAAGGAGTACTAGATTTTGGGGCAGGAACTGGTTCAGCAATGTGGTGAGCCCGTTGAACATGTTTCCTGGGTTTCACATGATATATGCCTATATTTATATCGTGTGTGAactggttttgattttttacagtgtttattcaattttgtagGGGGATGATGGAGGTTTGGCctggttttggtttaaagtttgattagaatttcaaataaaaatattttttgtcctTTCATTGAATGCATGTGGTGTGAATTGTTCGATTGCATACTTttatgagtctcattttatGCTTTGCTCTACGGATGAtcgttttaatacatattgattattgattttgttccttattttattgtagttttaggtAAGACAGACGACTTTAAAGATGACAAACGAgttattttattgtgatagatttttatcttctaCTCTGTGATTTCAgtgttgatttgtatagattttttattttcatttagttaaaattattactcgtattgttcattgttaatattgattttaattttatttaattaatttataatttaaaattaatattttagaaatatgtTAATCTATAGCACAGGCATGATACTAGTtgattgtaaaaaaaataagattttatgataattaaaaatgaaaaatatgatggTTAACTTATTCGAGCATAATCATATTGATCTGATTATCTGAACCTTTAGTCAAGTTAACCAATAATCATACCATGTCATTTTGAATCATCTAATATAAGTAAGTCtcaatttcaaaatgaaaagaaatcaCATGTGTGCTCCTTCGGTGAACTCATTTAGTGGAAAAGAGGGAGGAGGAGTGGTGCCATGGAGGGCAAGCGGAGGATGAGAGTGGAAATGGAAGAATGAGAAAGAGACGATGGTGGTAGaaggggaggaggaggaggcgacAAGGATGCTCTAGCCAGAAAATAATTGGGGCAtccaatatttaattttataggatCTGGTATAGGATCAAgcaataaaatttagaatagGTTGAGTGTTGAATATTCATGGTTTActatttagattatttttaatcaactATTTGGGGTTGTTCGGCTTggttatttataatttaattattgttttttgcTAAATTCTAATCTAATTTCTAAATCTTATTTGAACACATTGTCTGTTTAATTATGTTAGACCAGCCTCAATTATGTTTCCTAAAATCATAAGAGGaagttttttctctcttcttgtGCGTACTTCTACTAACATTTTTGTGTGAAAAAATACTTACTTCAAGAACAATATTACTACTTACTAGGAACAAAAGTTTACCCTTGTCAATGGTACTATAATTCCAATCACAGCCTGGTTAGTTCTCCTCTAATTgtgtattttatataattaaaaatgttttaagaGAACTATTGTCCCACACACAACCACTTGACCTCGAATTATTAATACGATATTATATTGAGGCCATTTTCAATATACAATTAGAATTAGTCTGATTCAGATACCCGCATCAAGCACCCAAAAGAACGGGTTCGGTATTGGTTGGGGTCTTAGATTGTTTCCGGTGCATATTTTTGGATCGGAGACCGAGGAGTATTTGTCTAATTGTTTTTCAATGGCTTGATTAGAAGGGGCCGGTAGCTCTATATTTGGGCTGCTAGAGTAGTATTCTTGTTTCATATTTAGCCCATTTCTATGGAGCTTAATGGGCCTCGAGCTAGTTTAACTTTCAAGTCTATACGACCCCACCTCTTCTATGTAtatttcaatacaatttcttgtcttttttttttcagaatatataaattaccATTTTCATATTGGCTCAAATATCTTAAGATGAGAAAGGATCagttcataatttaataaattaattcaaatccaGTACCCCAATATATTTCGTTATTTGGTCCTACTATCAAATTCGTGAAGagctaaactaaataaatacttaAGTAGAATTAAATAGTTATTTGGTCCTACTTTTcgttatttaaataaaatgttatccATCAActtgattttaataaatttcaatcaactgtgatatgaaaaaaaatcagaagcTCTTAGTATGAAATAAGTTCAATCGTACCAAGGCGTTTCATGTTGAAACTGGTTCGGATAATCATAATTTCCATTTGTACTTAATAAATTTCGCTTTGTGCAGTGATatgttcaaattaaattttggttgATCTTACTATAAGGGCAATTTTGTCTGAAATGATAATTTGgctataatttatactccatctgtatcataaaaataaggatactttccattttgcaatgttccataaaaatatttccttGTAACTTCTTCCTCTCTAATATGACGGGCTTTATTCTCCACTAAACAATACTCctcgtcccaagatattagacccttattcctttttggggtgtcccaacatatttgagtcatttttatttatggtaaaaatttactttactaCCAACTTTACTTACACTACtaaacaacatctcctaaattcaTGGCCTCAAAAGAAAGGGCTCTAATATCTgaggacgaagggagtattataattacttttttctttatatctcTGTTGTACTTTTACTCTCATACTTTTACCAATTCTTTATAAGTTGACGACcgttttttatttccattatcTATAATCACTATCTCAGATTTTGCATCATTAGTTATTTCAATCatacttatttaaaaataaattctctcACAATATAAAGAatcacatttaaaatttatgaccaaatttaactttttaaaaacataTAGCCTACTTGTGAAATACAATCAATTATTAAATacttaataaaattgaaattaaatggtaaatgattatactataatcaataaaagtaaataaactTGAATTTCAACGAGAAGAGAATGTagttatttgaaaataatactcacAGCATaacactaaatttttttatggatgtcGTTGACCCAGTGAATACCAATTTTTACTGTCGTAACTCGTAACTTTCAATCAAGGCCAATAAAATCTGATAATCCACGACATCGAATTGAAGATCTTTAAACAATATTGGTACGCACTATCTTAGGTTAAGTATAACTCGAATAATTGAAAAACATACTACATCCGGCAGTGAAATATTGTTCCGTTTTGCCAATTTAGTCCATCTAAGAAAAGTtgtctactttattttttttctattattggTAAATgaacctcacattccactaagctgacattatattataaatataatacagAGTATATACATATGAGACTtttattctactaactttttaactcatttttgTTCACATTTCTTACATTCACACCAAATCAAACTTCGACAATATTTCATAAACGAagaaagtaattattttattttttttcacttctcACTTgatacacaaaataatactccattgcGTACAATATTAGGatgtaagagcatccgcagcggtggcgtccgtccgtccgtccgtccgtgccagcggcacggcgctgctcttagctaagagcacgtccgtgccgctgagcagccctaCGTGGCGTATTCTTATTGGCCAACGgctaaattcgattttttatttttattttttttaaaattcgaaatttatttaaaaaaatgtttttaaataaaaaaaatattttcccacttcccaaaaaattatatccgttttctacccacttttaatttatttttaaattttttttccccaaaattcacattttcatctataaataccccacttcaacacaaaaaattcccataacactttaattataggaatttttaatttgtaggattttaattatgtatttttttattttctagaattttaattatgtatttttattttttaggattttaattatgtaatttttattttttaggattttaattatgtaatttttatttattaatatattttttataatgtaaaaatgtttttagtaattgaaatatttaaattgaataatataatagtgGGACTCTTGAgtttgtccttagctaagagcacggatgtgggtattgtgctcttagctaaggacaagaaGTAAAAGTAGGTCTGAACCCACCTCCGTGCttttagctaagagcacggacgGATGAGATGCTCTAACGTAGTTATACACTCAAATTATTTATGCCAAACCAACTATAATATCAAAACCAAGCTTGACACTTAAAAATCACAACGTCGCATCAAACTGAAGACAAATTACGGCACCTACCATTGTACTAAACCTTGCTTGAATCGTGATACTTGGCAACAAAACAAATCGTAAAGAGCAATATACGACAAAATATAGGATttgttaaaacaaaatataatgtgaATATGAGAAAGGAGACCCCTGCACATGGAAATAAAGTGTAATTTTGTTAAGCCCAGTGAATATGATACCTCTACGTGACGGGCCATATTATCACTCTCTAATCAAAatcatttctcatttcaaCCAATTATCTTGGCCCCATTTCTTTCATTAAAACGCCATAAATCGTCAATTAACCGTTATACCTATTCAAAATTCATCTTTGATTAATAATCTTAATCATTATCTTGTTTACGATAAAATATAATCAGTCCTTCAAGTAGCAATGATCAAGACTATGAGTGTATTTAGTATTCACAGATATTCCGCCGATCCCAAAAACTATATTTCACTCTGTTACTGATATTTTTGGGGCCCGGATCCTACGCGCAGTaccccaaaataaaattggagtaacaaaatactcctattaaattgtgataaaaatattagggGTGATTTggtgattttataaatattacaagtg
The genomic region above belongs to Salvia hispanica cultivar TCC Black 2014 chromosome 3, UniMelb_Shisp_WGS_1.0, whole genome shotgun sequence and contains:
- the LOC125214689 gene encoding eukaryotic translation initiation factor 3 subunit J-like, which codes for MEDWEDEPVPDLLSKKELLKSNWDDEDLDEDGIKDSWEDEEEPAEPLPPPQKAVKKTASKAEEKNVKAVEAIKEVPLDPLEEKLRQQRLVEEADFKATTELFSKKGDEKTLDNFIPNSESDFLEYAELISHKLRPYEKSYHYIGLLKSVMRLSLTSLKGADAKEVASSITAIANEKIKAEKEANASKKKTVGKKKQLHVGKQEDDAVVVDGYDGYDDYDFM